Part of the Salvelinus fontinalis isolate EN_2023a chromosome 1, ASM2944872v1, whole genome shotgun sequence genome is shown below.
aggatgagcctgcaggaagggtaccacatgagggaggaagatgtcttccctgtaacgcatagcgttgagattgcctgcaatgacaacaagctcagtgcgatgatgctgtgacacaccgccccagaccatgacggagcatccacctccaaatcgatcccattccagagtacaggcctcggtgtaacgcttattccttcgacgataaacgcgaatccgaccatcacccctggtgaaacaaaaccgcgccttgtcagtgaagagcactttttgccagtcctgtctggtccagcgatgatgggtttgtgcccataggcgacgttctcagcctattgtgtacagtctgagcactgatggagggattgtgcgttcctggtgtaactcgggcagttgttgttgccatcctgtacctgtcccgcaggtgtgattttcagatgtaccgatcctgtgcaggtgttgttgtctttgaaagacagggtcctgaaaaagggacgtttctttttttgttgagtttaattatatttatttttctattttttgttttgtttttgtaaacATTCCCTCATTTGAGGTTTTAAATTAACATTTGGAATCAGAAATCTAAACAACACGGATGAAGTGTTATAGCTCAGAATACAATTAGCATATTTTACTGTGGCATTCTAATTACACCACACTGAAAATAAGCCTGGAGAAAAAAACATCACAGGgtaccgtgtggctcagttggtagagcatggcgcttccaacgacagggttgtgggttagactcccacaggggaccagtaaaaaaaatgtaagcactcactactgtaagttgctctgaatAAGATAGTCACTAAATGTAAAATAATGGAATCGTTGCCAGTCTCTAAGGTATTTGAATCGTGTGCATAGATAAGATACATTTAATAACTGTTCAGTGTAATATTTGCTCAAAGTCCATCCTGCAATGATTTGATCTCTTCACACACTGTCTTCTTTTTTGGAGATAATAGCATAGCTTTTAATGTCAACATTGATCTCTATGCAAGACCTTAATCACAAACTGTTAAAGTCAAACCATGCAGCCCTGTATTGAGGGTCCTCAGTAAAGCCCAGGTTGGTGTAGAGGCTGTAGgacagtgtattctcctcctcaacGAAGCAGTACACTGGGAAGCCCTGAGAATAGAGTCTCCTGGACATGCTGCTGACCAGGGCTTTGGCCAGGCCCTGTCCTCTGTGCTCCTGCAGGGTGTACAACATACCTGTGATGGGGTAGGAACCATTGTTTTGGTAATTGTTTCCCAGTGCGCCCAAAATAAGGAGGGACATGTAAAATGTATAAAAGCATTCCTTAGTCCTGTTCAAGTGAGAgctgtgtacagtgccttcggaaagtattcacaccctttaactttttccatattttgttgtgttacaaccggaatttcaaatgtattaaattgagttGTGTCACTGTcatacacataataccccacaatgtcaaagtggactaatgtttttttaaatgtttacaaattaataaaaaatgaaaggcTGAAATGGCCAGCAGcacaccaccctgcatcccactgctggcttgcttctgaagctaagcagggttagtcctggtcagtccctggaagtggtgttggagtgcCAGTAGGAGtgaccctttcctctggtctaaaaaaaatatcccaatgctccagggcagtgattggggacattgccctgtgtagggtgctgtctttcggatgggaagtcaaacgggtgtcctgactctgtggtcactaaagagcccatggcacttatcgtgaGTGTAAGGGGTGTCAACCCCTGTGTCTTGACTAAATTCCCCATCTGGCCTTCATACCATcttggccacctaatcatccccagcttacaattggctcattgatcccccctcctctcctttgtaACTattcccaggtcgttgctgtaaatgagaatgtgttcagtcaacttacctggtaaaataagggataaatacatttaaataaatgtattgagtcaatacATTTAACTCCTTTGTTAAAgaaagcctaaattagttcaggagcaAAAattacaagtcacataagttgtatgaactcactctgtgtgcaataataatgttaaacattattttttaatgactacctcatctctgtaccccacacatagaattatctgaaggtccctcagtcgagcagtgaatttcaaacacagattaaaccatagtggtggctgcatcatgctatgggtatgcttgtaatcattaaggagaGGGGAGGTTTTCAGGATACAAATGAAACGGAtgtagctaagcacaggcaaaatcctagaggaaaacctggtttagtctgctgtccaccagacactgggagattaattcacctttcagcaagacaataacctaaaacacaacaccaaatctacactggagttgcttaccaagaagacattgaatgttcttgagtgcccgagttagttttgacttaaatctacttgaaaatctatggcaagacctgaaaaaaataatattaggaaaccaatttgacagagctcgaagaattttgaaaataataaaatggggaaatattgcacaatccaggtgtggaaagctcagAGACTTTCCCAGAAACatttattgactcagggggttgaatacttacatatctaatcaagatatattagtgttttatttttcataattctttttacaaatgttagacatattttcttccactttgacgttggagtattttgtgtagattattgacaaaaaatgacaattaaatccattgtaATCCCActttataacacaacaaaatgtggaaaaagtcaaagggtgtaaatactttctgaaagcaccgTAGATATTCCACATACCCATGGCAGAGGAGGGATAGGTCAGAACCCAGGCTATGGGCTGCTGGCTCTCTGCATCCAGCACACAGCAAGACGGGTAGTGCCGGATCATGTTCCGGATCATCTGGAAACTGTTCTCCGTGTTCCCGAACTTCCAGGTTTTGTTGACTATATCAGAGTGGGATTCGTCCAGTGAGGATATCATTGATTCAATTGCACTGTGGAtttgagaaggaaagaaagaagagaGGTGTGAGATAGATAGCGTATAGCGGCCGCTCGGGGTAACTCCGTCGGGGTCTCAAATTACCGTTGAGAGTTAGaaaagtagaatacacaaggttcACTTATCATTAAGGACCTAAGCCACCCGAGCCATGGTCCATTCACTCTGCTACCATCTAGCAGGTGCATCAGAGCTGGGACTGAAATACTGCTTctatctcaaatcaaattttatttgtcacatagaCATGttaagcagatgttaatgcgagtgtagcgaaatgattgtgcttctagttctgaccgtgcagtaatatctaacctaacaatttcacaacaactaccttatacacacaaatgtaaatgtaacggcagtctaagtcgtcctcctcatcggacgaggagaggcgagaaggatcggaggaccaatgtacagcgtggtaagtttccatgatttaataacacgaaaactagacaaaatacaaaaacaacaaacgaaccaaccgtcacagtcccgtatggcacaaacactgacacaggaaacaaccacccacaaaatcccaacacaaaacaagccacctatatatgattctcaatcagggacaacgattaacagctgcctctgattgagaaccatattaggctgaacacagaaacagacaaactagacacacaacataaaaTTCCCAcgcagctcacgtcctgaccaacactaaaacaagcaaaacacataagcactatggtcaggacgtgacagtaaaggaatgaataagaatatgtacataaagaatatatgaatgagtgatggccgaacggcataggcaagatgcagtagatggtatagagtacagtatattatctccaggccatcagactgttgaacagtcatCACTAGTCGGATACTTGCCCGGTATTCTGCCCTGCACCTTGAGACTAATGCTCCATGTATATAGAGACATTTAACACTGGTCACTTCATTTACTTTTTAATATACTGTTGTTTACTCActgtgtatgtatactgtattctcCACATAGCTCATCCTAATATACCTACTACTGTACCTACCATTTTCTTTTCCAAatgatatactgtctatacacatcatGTATTTATATTCTGGATTTTTACATCGCTCACTCTAATATAGTATCTACTTTGGATTTTTAATTGTACTTGTTCTCATTTCTTGTTAAGATTGTTTTATTATTTGTGTATTGAATTTgctagacattctactgcactgttggagctggtaatacaagcatttcactacacctgctaTAACAaatgcaaatctgtgtacgcgaccaataaaattagattttaaatTTGGTATAGTGCATCCTCAGTTTTCCTCTATgttagtcactgacagtcactcaagtAGCCCATGTCAGCAATGGTACCGCCCATGCATGCAGTGCACTTGCCATTGATTTTGTTTGAATGTGACACTCAGATATCATAAGAACATTGCATAAGtcatggtaaaatgtgtagaattgcagaaaataagCTTTAAAATTGCAAAAATGTCTCTACCCCATGGTAAAATGAATCGAGCTGAGCCCATCATACCTTTCTACAGGTGGAAGGCGGGATGGATCCTGGAGCATCATCATGTGACACACAGACACTTTATTCACTGGCACCTTTCTCTCAGAAGCCACCGCCATCACCATCTCCTCATAGCAAAGACTGGTGCCTAAAATAGCAGAGGGCTGTAATGTTGGCAAACAACTTCTACGAAATTGAACTTTGTGCTATATGGTGTGTGACTAATGAAACCACCCCAGATCCCAGCAGTCTAGAGACAACCAGAGACACCAGGGGCCGTATCTATCAAGCGTCTcagaataggagtgctgatctaggaacaGTTCCTCCTTCTTCATAATtatgcaaaactgatcctagatcaacactcctactctggCAAGCTTTATACATACAGCCCAGGTCTTTCTTTACTTGTAAAAGAGGTCTTCTGAcctcaatgggacttcctggaTAAAGCAATAGGTTAAATGAATAAAACACAATGGGGAGCTCACCATCCCCTGTTTTATGGCCCTGCTATTTGCTGCAGCAGGGCAAGGCTGAGTTTGTGGGTAGCTCTGGTCCATGTTGTTGGTGCACGTTCCTCCACTATGTTAGTAGAGGAAGGTGCAATAATGACCTGAACCAGAGCTCAGTTTGGGGGCGCTTGAGAGAGCTAAAGATGGCGTTACACTCCGAATGGGGAATTCTCAACATGGTAGATGCATTTTAAGGTCCATGGGTGATGgttttaggagagagagagagaaacttacTTTAGTTTTAGGAAAGAGAAACAAGAGACAGAGGAGGGTGGGGCAAGCAGGCAAAGTGCAAGTGGCAGGTACTGTAATTACAGTGTAATTACCTAAACATAGGAACTTTGTCCAGTCAATTATGTTGTTCTCTCCAAGGATATTCCTAAAAGAAGCTTCATCTTTAGTAAAAACACATGTGTCTTTAAAAAGGTCCCCCTCCTGCAAAATGGGCAAATGAGGAGTTGAGACAACAAAATACACATTATTTCTATTAATTAAGTTTGGGACAAGTGTATCTTTATGAATTTATCTAATGTTACCTTCTCATATGGTGGTTTGCAGAGAATGACATTGAATTCTGGCCAGTGGTCCACAAAAACCTGAATCGGGTCAGCCATAACTCTGTTCATCTGGAAAATGTAACCATAAACCTTGACAGACAAGGCAGAAATAACCATTAGACACTACAGATAAAATTGGACATGTACcttagcccttggttcactccagacctgtctgcccttgatcagcacaaaaacatcctgtggcgttctgcattagcataaattagcccccgtgatatgcaacttttcagggaagttaggaaccaatatacacaggcagttaggaaagctaaggcccATACAATCTAGCCCAtacaatctacctcatccccatactgtatttatttatttatcttgctcctttgcaccccagtatctcaacttgcacattcatcttctgcacaccctaccatttagtgtttaattgctatattgtaattaatttgccaccatagcctatttattgccttaactctcttatcctacctcatttgcacatgctgtaaatatatttttcttctgtattattgattgtatgtttgtttattccatgtgtaactctgtgttgttgtatgtgtcacacTGCTTAGATTtttcttggccaagtcgcagttgcaaatgagaacttgttctcaactagcctacctagttaaataaaggtgaaataaaatgaataaatatataaaaaggaTATATtaaaacatacactgagtgtacaaaacatcaggaacacctgctctttccatgacatcgactgacgaggtgaaagctatgatccattattgatgtcgcttgttaaatccacttcaatcagtgtagatgaaggggaggagacacattaaataagtatttttaagccttgacataattgagacatggattgtgcatgtctgccattcagagggtgaatgggaaagacaaaagatgcctttgaacaggatatggcagtaggtgccaggcgcaccggtttgagtgtgtcaagaactgcaacgctgtggACATTCAGCCAACTGTGTCAAGTTGTTTGAAGTCCTGTGTGGAGTCGACATGGGccatcatccctgtggaatgctttccctgatgaattgaggttgttctgatggcagctcaatattaggaaggtgttcctaatgttttgtatactcggtGTATAACAGCAAcatttacagtggggagaacaagtatttgatacactgccgattttgcagattttcctacttacaaagcatgtagaggtctgtcatttttatcataggtacacttcaactgtgagagacggaatctaaaacaaaaatccagaaaatcacattgtatgatttttaagtaattcatttgcattttattatccaaaaaaattacagacctctacatgctttgtaagtaggaaaacctgcaaaatcatcagtgtatcaaatacttgttctccccactgtacatatttAGCTCTCATCCAGAGAAACTTGAGTGGATACATTTTTTGTATCTTTTTTACTGTATTGcacccccgtgggaattgaacctacaaccctggtgttgcaagtgccatgctctaccaactgagccacacaggacaaaCATattgacatatatatatatatactacagaTACAAATGCTAGACAACATATATTGAGTATTTCATTTATATCAAACAGGGATAGAGTTCATACTTTGTTTTCTAAAGGAGGCATCTAGGGAACTGtcatatctattcctagttccaATGTTTTTAAATGGAACATGCTTATTTCAGAttgtgaggaaggcacttttaaagaataaccaggcatcatctactgacgggatgaggtcaatgtcattccaggataccccggccaggtcgattagaaaggcctgtttgctgaagtgttttagggagcgtttgacagtgatgagaggTGGTCGTTCGAccgcaatgaggcagtgatcgctgagatcctggttgaaaacagcagaggtgtatttggagggcgagttcgttaggatgatatctatgagggtgcccgtgtttacggatttggggttgtacctggtaggttcgttgatcatttgtgtgagattgagggcatcaagtttagattgtagaatggccggggtgttaagcatgtcccagtttaggtcacctagcagcacgagctcagaagatacacggggggcaatcaattcacatatggtgtccagggcacagctgggggcagagggtggtctatagcaagcggcaacaatGAGACACTTGTtactggaaaggtgaatttttaaaagtagaagctcaaattgtttggacacagacctggatagtaagacagaagtctgcaggctatctctgcagtagattgcaacaccgccctctttggcagttctatcttggcagaACATTTTATAGTTCgtgatggaaatttcagggtttttggtggttttccaaagccaggattcagacacggctaagacatccgggttggcagaatgtGCTGAAGCagtagggagtaggcttcta
Proteins encoded:
- the LOC129861372 gene encoding glycine N-acyltransferase-like protein 3 isoform X3 codes for the protein MQVSERGTTMEQLNEMQLKTVETQLKELFPQSQQMNRVMADPIQVFVDHWPEFNVILCKPPYEKEGDLFKDTCVFTKDEASFRNILGENNIIDWTKFLCLGTSLCYEEMVMAVASERKVPVNKVSVCHMMMLQDPSRLPPVESAIESMISSLDESHSDIVNKTWKFGNTENSFQMIRNMIRHYPSCCVLDAESQQPIAWVLTYPSSAMGMLYTLQEHRGQGLAKALVSSMSRRLYSQGFPVYCFVEEENTLSYSLYTNLGFTEDPQYRAAWFDFNSL
- the LOC129861372 gene encoding glycine N-acyltransferase-like isoform X2 codes for the protein MQVSERGTTMEQLNEMQLKTVETQLKELFPQSQQVYGYIFQMNRVMADPIQVFVDHWPEFNVILCKPPYEKEGDLFKDTCVFTKDEASFRNILGENNIIDWTKFLCLGTSLCYEEMVMAVASERKVPVNKVSVCHMMMLQDPSRLPPVESAIESMISSLDESHSDIVNKTWKFGNTENSFQMIRNMIRHYPSCCVLDAESQQPIAWVLTYPSSAMGMLYTLQEHRGQGLAKALVSSMSRRLYSQGFPVYCFVEEENTLSYSLYTNLGFTEDPQYRAAWFDFNSL
- the LOC129861372 gene encoding glycine N-acyltransferase-like protein 3 isoform X1 → MQVSERGTTMEQLNEMQLKTVETQLKELFPQSQQVGIKVYGYIFQMNRVMADPIQVFVDHWPEFNVILCKPPYEKEGDLFKDTCVFTKDEASFRNILGENNIIDWTKFLCLGTSLCYEEMVMAVASERKVPVNKVSVCHMMMLQDPSRLPPVESAIESMISSLDESHSDIVNKTWKFGNTENSFQMIRNMIRHYPSCCVLDAESQQPIAWVLTYPSSAMGMLYTLQEHRGQGLAKALVSSMSRRLYSQGFPVYCFVEEENTLSYSLYTNLGFTEDPQYRAAWFDFNSL